One Devosia lacusdianchii genomic window carries:
- a CDS encoding SRPBCC family protein, whose translation MTETPKQVLVDITIAAPIDSVWTALRDPAQIEQWFGWDAPSLAEEIKYIFVDNVTGDEANRVVQFDEWEGEGISERIELATVSGGTRLRLIRSGGAPIDWTGVYEDISQGWINFFQQLRLTLEVHPGETRRTIYLSGPSRPGIGEPTAELGLGEAADLAPGQVYAARLGTGDSASGTVWYETHFQTALTVEQWGNGLLVVTDMGISPKRPHGGGSVLLTTYGLSDADFATLEQRWTDWWAVRYPKPND comes from the coding sequence ATGACCGAAACGCCAAAACAGGTTCTGGTCGACATCACCATTGCCGCCCCCATCGACTCCGTCTGGACGGCCCTGCGCGACCCGGCGCAAATCGAGCAATGGTTTGGTTGGGACGCGCCCTCGCTGGCCGAAGAGATCAAGTACATCTTCGTCGATAATGTCACGGGCGATGAAGCTAACCGTGTGGTGCAGTTCGACGAGTGGGAGGGCGAGGGTATCTCCGAGCGGATCGAGCTGGCGACCGTGTCAGGCGGCACGCGGTTGCGCCTCATACGATCGGGCGGAGCGCCTATCGATTGGACCGGCGTTTATGAGGATATCAGCCAGGGGTGGATCAACTTCTTCCAACAGCTTCGGCTGACGTTGGAGGTGCATCCGGGCGAGACGCGGCGGACAATCTATCTGTCGGGGCCAAGCAGGCCAGGCATTGGCGAGCCTACCGCAGAGTTGGGCCTGGGCGAGGCGGCCGACCTTGCCCCAGGCCAGGTTTACGCCGCACGACTGGGCACCGGCGACAGCGCCTCGGGTACGGTGTGGTACGAGACGCATTTCCAGACGGCGCTGACGGTGGAGCAATGGGGCAATGGTTTGCTCGTCGTCACCGATATGGGCATCTCGCCCAAACGGCCGCATGGCGGCGGCTCGGTGCTGCTCACCACCTACGGCCTAAGCGATGCGGATTTCGCGACGCTGGAACAGCGTTGGACCGACTGGTGGGCTGTGCGCTACCCAAAGCCCAACGACTGA
- a CDS encoding ArsR/SmtB family transcription factor, with amino-acid sequence MESGQQTALIEDADRALLVLDPLKRRLLQALREPGSAASLAKRLDLPRQQLGYHLRALEQAGLVRLVEERRRRGFVERVLVATAHDYVLDPAMLGVSHAVDAQDRHAAAHLVNAASAVVREVTRMRSAAEAEGRRLLTFTIEADLGFERPQDFEDFSAALARSIADLATRYAPGGDRRAYHLLVGAHPAVANTPAKPVN; translated from the coding sequence ATGGAAAGCGGGCAACAGACAGCGCTGATTGAGGATGCCGACCGGGCCCTGCTAGTGCTCGATCCGCTCAAGCGACGGCTGCTCCAGGCCCTGCGCGAGCCGGGCTCGGCGGCAAGTCTGGCCAAGCGGCTCGATCTGCCGCGCCAGCAGTTGGGCTATCACCTGCGGGCGCTGGAGCAGGCCGGGCTGGTTCGGCTGGTCGAGGAGCGCAGGCGGCGCGGCTTCGTCGAGCGGGTGCTGGTGGCGACGGCGCACGACTATGTGCTCGATCCGGCCATGCTGGGTGTAAGTCACGCCGTCGATGCCCAGGATCGGCACGCGGCGGCACACCTGGTCAATGCCGCCAGCGCTGTGGTGCGCGAGGTGACGCGGATGCGTAGCGCTGCCGAGGCCGAAGGACGGCGGCTCCTGACCTTCACCATCGAAGCCGATCTCGGGTTCGAGCGGCCACAGGATTTCGAGGATTTTTCCGCAGCGCTGGCACGATCGATCGCCGACCTCGCCACGCGCTACGCCCCCGGCGGGGATCGACGCGCATACCATCTGCTTGTCGGCGCCCACCCGGCAGTAGCCAACACGCCGGCCAAACCCGTCAATTGA
- a CDS encoding TRAP transporter substrate-binding protein: MDRRKFFTKAGAVGAGAVAATTGLAMPAIAQSQPKVSWRMASSFPPGLDTIYGGGETLAKYLSEATDGNFTIDVFGAGELVPPFEVADAVAAGTVEICHTVCYYFWGKDPTWAALASIPFSLNARGMNAWYYYGGGLELSNEFFKTQGLVGYPCGNTAAQMGGWFRKEINTVADLEGLKFRVGGFAGTILQKLGVIPQQLAGGEIYQALEKGTIDAAEWVGPYDDEKLGFQKVAPYYYYPGWWEGGPTVHALINQAKFDELTPAYQSLLKTACQATSADMLAKYDYVNPTAIKKLVGAGAQLRPFSQEIMEASYKAATETYTELLGSNENFKKVWDSITAFRKDHYLWSQIAELNYDQFMMGQQRAGTL, encoded by the coding sequence TTGGATCGTCGTAAGTTCTTCACCAAGGCTGGTGCCGTAGGCGCTGGCGCTGTGGCCGCCACCACGGGCCTTGCCATGCCGGCCATTGCCCAGAGCCAGCCCAAGGTCTCCTGGCGCATGGCATCGTCGTTTCCGCCCGGCCTCGACACGATTTACGGCGGCGGCGAAACGCTGGCCAAATATCTGAGCGAGGCCACGGACGGCAATTTCACTATTGATGTCTTTGGCGCCGGTGAGCTGGTGCCGCCATTCGAAGTTGCCGACGCCGTTGCCGCTGGTACGGTCGAAATCTGCCACACTGTCTGCTACTATTTCTGGGGCAAGGACCCCACTTGGGCGGCACTGGCTTCGATCCCATTCTCGCTTAACGCCCGTGGCATGAACGCCTGGTACTATTACGGCGGCGGCCTTGAGCTCTCCAACGAGTTCTTCAAGACGCAAGGGCTTGTAGGCTATCCTTGCGGCAATACTGCCGCGCAGATGGGTGGCTGGTTCCGCAAGGAAATCAACACCGTCGCCGACCTCGAAGGGCTCAAGTTCCGTGTCGGTGGTTTTGCCGGCACCATTCTGCAGAAACTGGGGGTTATCCCGCAGCAGCTCGCCGGTGGCGAAATCTACCAGGCGCTGGAAAAGGGCACGATCGACGCGGCCGAATGGGTTGGCCCCTATGACGACGAAAAGCTCGGCTTCCAGAAGGTGGCGCCCTACTACTACTATCCCGGCTGGTGGGAAGGTGGTCCGACCGTCCACGCCCTCATCAACCAGGCCAAGTTCGACGAACTGACGCCGGCTTATCAGTCGCTGCTCAAAACTGCCTGCCAGGCGACCAGCGCCGACATGCTGGCCAAGTACGACTATGTGAACCCCACTGCGATCAAGAAGCTCGTGGGCGCTGGCGCCCAGCTCCGTCCGTTCAGTCAGGAAATCATGGAAGCCAGCTACAAGGCGGCGACCGAGACTTACACCGAACTGCTCGGCAGCAACGAGAACTTCAAGAAGGTCTGGGACTCGATCACCGCGTTCCGCAAGGACCATTATCTCTGGAGCCAGATCGCAGAACTCAATTACGACCAGTTCATGATGGGCCAGCAGCGCGCCGGCACGCTGTAG
- a CDS encoding TRAP transporter large permease, translating into MIDFIRANMAPLMFGGLILFMVIGYPAAFALAAVGLFFGLAAIELGMISPNFMGNLTYQLFGVLNNQLLLAIPFFTFMGVILEKSGLAEDLLEGFGQLFGGVRGGLSYAVILVGAVLGAITGTVAASVIAMGLISLPIMTRYGYSTRHATGVIAASGTITQLIPPSLVLIVLADQLQRSPGDMYIGATGASIVQVLLFAGWVFILSIIRPQDVPALPPEARTLRGWALAGKVARGIIPSLALIFLVLGTIFLGLVTPTEAGAMGVVGAMVLAWFNKRLTWKLMWSGMESTMRLTAMVVFILLGARVFSLIFQGVGGGHWIEDMLTNLPGGVVGFLIFVNIFVFVLAFFLDFFEIAFIVIPLLAPVADALGIDLVWFGVMICANMQTSFMHPPFGFALFYLRSIAPRETVKTRDIYLGAIPWLVLQLILVGLLIAFPELVTFFLDKGPEVDLNTIQITLPPAGGGDLTAPPAFDLSAPPSFN; encoded by the coding sequence ATGATTGATTTCATTCGCGCCAATATGGCGCCGTTGATGTTCGGTGGGCTGATCCTGTTCATGGTGATCGGCTATCCGGCCGCCTTCGCCCTGGCTGCGGTCGGGCTGTTCTTCGGGCTCGCCGCCATCGAGTTGGGGATGATATCGCCCAATTTCATGGGCAACCTGACTTATCAGCTGTTTGGCGTGCTCAATAACCAGCTCCTCCTGGCCATTCCGTTCTTTACCTTCATGGGGGTGATCCTCGAAAAGTCGGGTCTTGCAGAAGATCTTCTCGAGGGTTTCGGGCAGCTGTTCGGTGGCGTGCGCGGTGGCCTTTCCTATGCGGTGATCCTCGTTGGCGCCGTGCTTGGCGCCATTACCGGCACAGTGGCGGCCTCGGTGATCGCCATGGGGCTGATCTCGCTGCCGATCATGACGCGCTATGGCTATTCCACCCGGCACGCCACCGGTGTCATCGCTGCCTCGGGCACCATCACCCAGCTCATTCCGCCCTCGCTGGTGCTGATCGTGCTGGCTGACCAACTGCAGCGCTCCCCGGGCGACATGTATATCGGGGCCACAGGCGCCTCGATCGTGCAGGTGCTGCTGTTCGCCGGTTGGGTGTTTATTCTCTCGATCATCCGCCCGCAGGATGTGCCGGCGCTCCCGCCCGAAGCTCGCACGCTGCGCGGCTGGGCGCTGGCCGGCAAGGTGGCTCGCGGCATCATCCCGTCTCTGGCGCTGATTTTCCTTGTGCTCGGCACGATCTTCCTCGGCCTGGTTACGCCAACCGAGGCGGGGGCGATGGGCGTGGTCGGTGCGATGGTGCTTGCCTGGTTCAACAAGCGCCTGACCTGGAAACTGATGTGGTCGGGCATGGAATCGACCATGCGGCTCACGGCCATGGTGGTCTTCATCCTGTTGGGCGCGCGGGTATTTTCGCTGATCTTCCAGGGCGTCGGCGGCGGTCACTGGATCGAAGATATGCTGACCAACCTGCCGGGTGGCGTCGTTGGCTTCCTGATCTTCGTCAATATCTTCGTCTTCGTTCTGGCGTTCTTTCTCGACTTCTTCGAGATCGCCTTCATCGTCATCCCGCTGCTGGCGCCGGTGGCCGATGCGCTTGGGATCGATCTCGTTTGGTTCGGGGTGATGATCTGCGCCAATATGCAGACAAGTTTCATGCATCCACCCTTCGGTTTCGCACTGTTCTATCTGCGAAGTATTGCGCCCCGCGAAACGGTCAAGACGCGCGACATCTATCTGGGTGCGATCCCGTGGCTGGTGTTACAACTCATCCTGGTCGGGCTGCTCATTGCCTTCCCGGAATTGGTGACCTTTTTCCTCGACAAAGGTCCCGAGGTCGATCTGAACACCATCCAGATCACCCTGCCACCTGCGGGCGGGGGCGACCTGACGGCGCCACCGGCGTTCGATCTCAGCGCGCCGCCGAGTTTCAACTAG
- a CDS encoding TRAP transporter small permease subunit, translated as MSIVLRVIRAIDEISRIFGLIAIWMVLFSALLTAFYAAFRYSSSAMLWFDRTNNVAIFGWAVSAFGRNSNSLVEAVQYMFAAMVMFGGAWALKINEHVRVDLIYGAISEKARTWIDLLGGLFFLMPLCILMIYFTWGWALQAFVRNEGSLNAGGLPLWPMRFMIPIGFAILGLQGIAEIVKCILALTTNYVREFAYEKPLQ; from the coding sequence GTGTCGATAGTGTTGCGCGTCATACGCGCCATCGATGAGATCAGCCGCATCTTTGGCCTCATTGCCATCTGGATGGTGCTGTTTTCTGCACTACTGACCGCGTTCTATGCGGCGTTCCGCTATTCCAGCAGTGCCATGCTCTGGTTCGACCGCACGAATAATGTTGCGATCTTCGGCTGGGCGGTCAGCGCCTTCGGGCGCAATTCCAACTCGCTGGTCGAGGCGGTGCAGTACATGTTTGCCGCGATGGTGATGTTCGGCGGCGCCTGGGCGCTCAAGATCAACGAGCATGTTCGGGTCGATCTGATCTATGGCGCCATCAGCGAGAAGGCGCGGACCTGGATCGACCTGCTCGGCGGCCTATTCTTCCTGATGCCGCTCTGCATCCTGATGATCTATTTTACCTGGGGCTGGGCGCTACAGGCCTTCGTGCGCAATGAGGGTTCGCTGAATGCGGGCGGTTTGCCCCTTTGGCCGATGCGTTTCATGATCCCCATCGGCTTCGCGATTCTCGGGCTCCAGGGCATTGCCGAGATCGTCAAATGCATCCTGGCACTCACTACCAATTACGTGCGTGAATTCGCCTATGAGAAACCGCTGCAATGA
- a CDS encoding sigma-70 family RNA polymerase sigma factor produces MDQFLDQVEACVPALRRYARALTRNADLADDLVQDCLERAISRRGLFRPSGPVRAWLFTILLNLYRNALRSSHRRGETVDIDAVPEPSTPAPQPGHIALAEMARAIDTLPLEQKEALLLVALEGLPYAEAAGILKVPMGTLMSRLGRARATLRVITGSPVEPHLRTVK; encoded by the coding sequence GTGGATCAGTTTCTCGATCAGGTCGAAGCCTGCGTACCGGCCCTGCGGCGCTATGCCCGGGCGCTGACGCGCAATGCCGACCTGGCCGACGATCTGGTTCAGGACTGCCTCGAACGCGCCATCTCCAGGCGCGGCCTGTTCCGTCCGTCAGGGCCGGTCCGCGCCTGGCTGTTTACGATCCTGCTGAACCTTTATCGCAATGCGCTTCGTTCCTCCCATAGAAGGGGCGAGACCGTCGACATCGATGCGGTTCCCGAGCCATCGACCCCGGCCCCGCAGCCGGGCCATATCGCGCTGGCCGAAATGGCCCGTGCCATCGACACATTGCCACTGGAGCAAAAGGAAGCCTTGCTGCTCGTTGCCCTCGAAGGCCTGCCCTATGCCGAAGCCGCCGGCATTCTGAAGGTGCCGATGGGCACGCTGATGAGCCGCCTGGGGCGGGCCCGCGCCACCTTGCGCGTAATCACCGGCTCTCCGGTCGAGCCCCATCTGAGGACGGTCAAATGA
- a CDS encoding anti-sigma factor family protein: MSEVTRDMLMAYADGQLDADERATVETALTTNPDAAAEVALLQRQTDAIKTLFAPAGAEAVPARLKPRRLAAELSRRRANSWGWAAAAIVLVGLGLGAGWFARPLFDARPASASLIADAVNAHTVYVAENRHAVEVASNDSEHLSTWLSNRLATPLGMPDLNAQGFTLVGGRLLPGEPDKGGRAAQLMYENAAKDRITIYVTAALPDRQPAYQFTQYEGAEAFYWANARITCTVVGTLPEAQMKAVAGAVYDQLTEGDVSADRMYRG, encoded by the coding sequence ATGAGCGAGGTCACCCGCGACATGTTGATGGCCTATGCCGATGGGCAACTCGACGCTGACGAGCGCGCCACCGTCGAGACCGCGTTGACGACCAATCCGGACGCAGCGGCGGAAGTGGCGCTGCTGCAGCGCCAGACCGACGCCATCAAGACCCTCTTCGCCCCAGCTGGCGCTGAAGCCGTTCCGGCCCGCCTCAAGCCACGCCGCCTGGCGGCCGAACTGAGCCGCCGCCGCGCCAATTCCTGGGGCTGGGCGGCCGCCGCCATCGTGCTGGTCGGCCTCGGCCTGGGCGCAGGCTGGTTCGCGCGGCCGCTCTTCGACGCCCGCCCCGCCAGCGCCTCCCTGATCGCCGACGCGGTCAACGCCCACACAGTCTATGTCGCCGAAAACCGGCATGCCGTGGAAGTCGCCAGCAATGACAGCGAACATCTGTCCACCTGGCTGTCCAACCGCCTGGCCACGCCGCTCGGCATGCCGGACCTCAATGCCCAGGGCTTTACCCTGGTCGGCGGACGCCTGCTGCCCGGTGAGCCGGACAAGGGCGGCCGGGCTGCACAACTGATGTATGAGAATGCCGCCAAGGATCGGATCACCATCTACGTCACCGCCGCCCTGCCCGACCGCCAACCGGCCTATCAGTTCACCCAATACGAAGGCGCCGAGGCCTTTTACTGGGCCAATGCTCGCATCACCTGCACGGTGGTCGGCACCTTGCCGGAAGCGCAGATGAAGGCAGTGGCCGGCGCAGTCTATGACCAGCTCACCGAGGGCGATGTTAGCGCCGACCGGATGTATCGGGGATAA
- a CDS encoding alpha-hydroxy acid oxidase: MPALDKILTVDEMKTAARRRVPKMFFEYADSGSYTEGTYRDNESDFNKIKLKQKVAVNLEGRNLKTTMLGKEITMPVAIAPAATGGMQVADGEIKAAKAAEKYGIPFALSTMSVCSIEDIAENTSAPFWFQLYVMRDRAFIERLIDRAKAAKCSALVLTMDLQILGQRHKDIHNGLSTPPKFNAYSVWQMMQHPLWCLGMLGTKRHTFRNIVGHVGGDHDLASLSAWTASQFDPTLNWADIAWVKKRFGGPVIVKGVLDPDDAIAAVDNGADAVIVSNHGGRQLDGAPSTIRVLPEIVDAIGKRTEVYLDSGIRSGQDVLKAMAYGAKGTFIGRPMLYGLGAGGEAGVTRVLDIIRKELDTTMALCGERDILNVGLHNIYSNDIPKRNAPVVIPDTSGRR, encoded by the coding sequence ATGCCCGCGCTCGATAAGATCCTCACCGTTGACGAGATGAAGACGGCTGCGCGCCGCCGGGTGCCCAAGATGTTCTTCGAGTATGCCGATAGCGGCAGCTATACCGAAGGCACCTATCGCGACAACGAGAGCGACTTCAACAAGATCAAGCTCAAGCAGAAGGTCGCGGTCAATCTCGAGGGCCGCAACCTCAAGACCACGATGCTGGGCAAAGAGATCACCATGCCGGTGGCCATCGCGCCGGCGGCGACCGGCGGCATGCAGGTGGCCGATGGCGAGATCAAGGCGGCCAAGGCGGCCGAGAAATACGGCATTCCCTTCGCGCTCTCGACCATGAGCGTGTGCTCGATCGAGGACATTGCCGAGAATACCAGCGCGCCGTTCTGGTTCCAGCTCTACGTCATGCGGGATCGGGCCTTCATCGAGCGGTTGATTGACCGCGCCAAGGCGGCCAAGTGCTCGGCGCTGGTGCTGACCATGGACCTGCAGATCCTGGGGCAGCGGCACAAGGACATCCATAACGGGCTGTCGACACCGCCCAAGTTCAATGCCTATTCGGTCTGGCAGATGATGCAGCACCCGCTGTGGTGCCTGGGCATGCTGGGAACGAAGCGGCACACCTTCCGCAATATCGTTGGGCATGTTGGCGGCGACCACGACCTGGCCTCGCTCTCGGCGTGGACCGCATCGCAATTCGACCCGACGCTGAATTGGGCCGACATCGCCTGGGTCAAGAAGCGCTTTGGCGGTCCCGTCATCGTCAAGGGCGTTCTAGACCCGGATGACGCCATCGCAGCGGTCGACAATGGTGCCGACGCGGTGATCGTTTCCAACCACGGCGGGCGGCAACTCGACGGCGCGCCGTCGACCATCCGGGTGCTGCCCGAGATTGTCGATGCCATCGGCAAGCGGACCGAGGTTTATCTCGATAGCGGTATCCGCTCCGGTCAGGACGTCCTCAAGGCCATGGCCTATGGCGCCAAGGGGACGTTCATCGGCCGCCCCATGCTCTATGGCCTGGGTGCGGGCGGCGAAGCCGGCGTCACCCGCGTGCTCGACATCATCCGCAAGGAACTCGACACGACCATGGCCCTGTGCGGCGAACGCGACATTCTCAATGTCGGCCTGCACAATATCTACTCCAACGACATTCCCAAACGGAACGCGCCGGTGGTTATCCCCGATACATCCGGTCGGCGCTAA
- a CDS encoding SMP-30/gluconolactonase/LRE family protein, whose product MAEGGAALEVIDRKFGAMTHGSAALEVLYDQCRWAEGPVWFGDGNYLVWSDIPNDRLLRWIPDVGVAPFRAPSNYINGNTRDREGRLISCSHGARAVLRTELDGTVTTLVDRYQGKRLNSPNDVVVKSDGTIWFTDPTYGILTDYEGYKSDQEQDGCYVYRFDPANGALTVVADDFAKPNGLAFSADESILYVSDTGRSHNPDVPAYIRKFAVNGDRLTNPDIFAHIDSGLPDGFRLDTDGNIWTSAGPNVNVYDPAGGLLGRIRTGQSTSNVTFGGPRRNRLFITSSQYLMSIYVGATGLQRP is encoded by the coding sequence ATGGCAGAAGGCGGCGCGGCGCTCGAGGTCATCGATAGAAAGTTCGGGGCCATGACGCATGGCAGCGCAGCGCTTGAGGTGCTGTATGACCAATGCCGCTGGGCCGAGGGCCCGGTCTGGTTCGGCGATGGCAATTACCTGGTCTGGAGCGACATTCCGAACGACCGCTTGCTGCGCTGGATACCCGATGTCGGCGTCGCGCCCTTCCGCGCGCCGTCCAATTACATCAACGGCAATACCCGCGACCGCGAGGGCCGGCTGATATCGTGCTCGCATGGCGCGCGGGCGGTTTTGCGCACCGAGCTGGACGGAACCGTCACCACGCTGGTCGACCGCTACCAGGGCAAGCGCCTCAATTCGCCCAATGACGTCGTGGTCAAATCCGACGGCACCATCTGGTTCACCGATCCCACTTACGGCATCCTGACCGATTACGAAGGTTACAAGTCGGACCAGGAGCAGGACGGCTGCTATGTCTATCGCTTCGATCCCGCCAATGGCGCGTTGACCGTCGTCGCCGACGACTTCGCCAAGCCGAACGGCCTGGCCTTTTCGGCCGACGAGAGCATCCTCTACGTTTCCGATACCGGTCGCAGCCACAACCCCGACGTGCCGGCCTATATCCGCAAGTTCGCCGTCAATGGCGACCGGCTGACCAATCCGGATATCTTTGCCCATATCGACAGCGGCCTGCCCGATGGCTTCCGGCTCGATACCGATGGCAATATCTGGACCAGTGCCGGCCCCAATGTGAATGTCTACGACCCGGCCGGTGGTCTGCTCGGCCGTATCCGCACCGGCCAGTCGACCTCCAACGTCACCTTTGGCGGACCGCGACGCAACCGGCTGTTCATCACCTCCAGCCAGTACCTGATGTCGATCTATGTCGGCGCGACGGGCCTGCAGCGCCCTTGA
- a CDS encoding class I SAM-dependent methyltransferase — protein sequence MALAHHFRAYPEAVTDKRVLDLGAGSGLVGIAAARTGARAFAAEIDPNGQAAIALNAEANGVVISLTDVDLAEAPEGFDLIAAGDVFYNAEVGRLMLPFLQLCRAAGMAVLIGDPDRRDLPLDRLERVASYAVGDVGDARASADRSGSVYRLA from the coding sequence TTGGCCCTGGCGCATCATTTTCGGGCGTACCCGGAAGCGGTGACGGACAAACGCGTGCTCGACCTCGGAGCCGGTTCGGGCCTTGTCGGGATTGCGGCGGCCAGGACCGGGGCAAGGGCGTTCGCCGCGGAAATTGATCCGAACGGCCAGGCGGCGATTGCTCTCAACGCAGAAGCTAATGGGGTTGTGATCTCATTGACCGATGTCGATCTGGCCGAAGCGCCTGAAGGCTTCGACCTGATTGCAGCAGGGGACGTGTTCTACAATGCCGAGGTTGGCCGGCTGATGCTGCCGTTTTTGCAGCTTTGCCGGGCGGCCGGAATGGCCGTGCTGATCGGTGATCCCGATCGGCGGGATTTGCCGCTCGACCGGTTGGAGCGCGTGGCTTCGTACGCCGTTGGCGACGTTGGTGACGCAAGGGCAAGCGCCGATCGATCGGGATCGGTTTACCGACTCGCCTGA
- a CDS encoding sensor histidine kinase: protein MTDKDHETAPVEELLDTPNLADALESDRFKQFLDHVPFGVAVADLHPQERLSYANIEFERLIGTPAGRLEGKPWAALPPDAVASTDGEPLSQAVALRDDYIGTFIIERGEGSITVDAWSNVIEDDVGKPAFRLVALAETSARTPEGEADLKTQIQEKDTLLRELQHRVKNNLQMITALIRLEARNMPDDTGSQAFQRLAGRISSLALLYQSLSEDGHAESVDLGVYLSQVASAVMAAHAVEGIRLNLQVDTWPVSVNVAMPTGLVVNELMINALKYAFVGRDGGTITLHSLVDETGCRVTISDDGVGLAEGVNWPKPGKLSALIVHSLGQNAKAKVTVDSVPGAGVKVSIFFARANAEPEEVTG, encoded by the coding sequence TTGACCGACAAAGATCATGAGACGGCTCCAGTCGAAGAGCTGCTCGACACGCCAAACCTGGCCGACGCGCTGGAAAGCGACCGGTTCAAGCAGTTTCTCGACCACGTGCCCTTCGGTGTTGCGGTGGCCGATCTGCACCCCCAGGAACGACTTTCCTACGCCAATATCGAGTTCGAGCGGCTGATCGGGACGCCTGCGGGGCGCCTGGAAGGCAAGCCTTGGGCAGCCTTGCCACCCGACGCCGTCGCCAGCACTGACGGCGAACCGCTCAGTCAGGCCGTGGCCCTGCGCGACGACTATATCGGCACTTTCATCATCGAGCGCGGCGAAGGATCAATCACCGTCGACGCCTGGTCCAACGTCATAGAGGACGATGTAGGCAAGCCGGCATTCCGGCTGGTCGCCCTGGCGGAAACGAGCGCGCGGACACCGGAGGGCGAGGCCGACCTCAAGACCCAGATCCAGGAAAAGGACACGCTGCTGCGCGAACTGCAGCACCGCGTCAAAAACAACCTGCAGATGATCACCGCGCTGATCCGGCTGGAAGCGCGCAACATGCCCGACGATACCGGCAGCCAGGCCTTTCAGCGCCTTGCGGGGCGCATCAGTTCGCTGGCGCTACTCTACCAATCGCTGTCCGAGGACGGGCACGCCGAAAGCGTCGACCTCGGTGTCTATCTTAGCCAGGTGGCATCCGCGGTGATGGCGGCACATGCCGTGGAGGGCATCCGGCTCAACCTGCAGGTCGACACCTGGCCCGTATCGGTCAATGTGGCGATGCCGACAGGGCTCGTGGTCAACGAGCTAATGATCAATGCGCTGAAGTATGCCTTTGTCGGCCGCGACGGCGGCACCATCACGCTGCATTCGCTGGTCGACGAAACCGGCTGCCGCGTCACCATCTCCGATGATGGCGTCGGCTTGGCGGAAGGCGTGAACTGGCCCAAGCCGGGCAAGCTCAGCGCGTTGATCGTTCACTCGCTGGGCCAGAACGCCAAGGCCAAGGTAACCGTGGACTCAGTACCCGGCGCTGGCGTCAAGGTTTCGATCTTTTTCGCTCGCGCCAATGCGGAGCCCGAAGAGGTCACAGGCTAG
- a CDS encoding TfoX/Sxy family protein, which yields MSTQQKTVDYILEQSAGAGGMTAKKMFGEYGMYCDGKVMAFICDDQLFIKPTEAGRAHLGEVTEAEAYPGSKMYFLIDGDRWDDADWLAGLVRVTAAALPMPKPKRPKA from the coding sequence GTGAGCACGCAGCAGAAAACGGTCGACTATATCCTCGAACAGAGCGCTGGTGCCGGCGGCATGACGGCCAAGAAAATGTTCGGCGAATACGGCATGTATTGCGACGGCAAGGTCATGGCCTTCATCTGCGACGACCAGCTGTTCATCAAACCGACTGAAGCTGGCCGCGCCCATCTCGGCGAGGTCACCGAGGCCGAAGCCTATCCGGGTTCGAAGATGTATTTCCTCATCGACGGTGACCGCTGGGATGATGCCGATTGGCTCGCTGGTCTGGTCCGGGTGACGGCTGCCGCGCTACCGATGCCTAAGCCCAAAAGGCCGAAGGCCTAG